From Toxorhynchites rutilus septentrionalis strain SRP chromosome 2, ASM2978413v1, whole genome shotgun sequence, a single genomic window includes:
- the LOC129765413 gene encoding putative ATP synthase subunit f, mitochondrial → MAFGDYPAEYNPKVHGPYDPARFYGTPDTPFSQVKVGEIGAWLGRRNKTPPAVAGAVSRAFWRWQHKYWQPKRMGIAPFFQVIFGGMVFFYTINYGKLKHHRNYKYH, encoded by the coding sequence ATGGCTTTCGGAGATTATCCAGCGGAATACAACCCGAAGGTCCACGGACCGTACGATCCGGCACGTTTCTACGGCACACCGGACACTCCGTTTAGTCAGGTGAAGGTCGGAGAGATTGGTGCCTGGCTCGGCCGTCGTAACAAGACTCCACCAGCGGTTGCAGGTGCCGTAAGTCGTGCCTTCTGGAGATGGCAACATAAATACTGGCAGCCGAAGCGTATGGGGATCGCTCCATTCTTCCAAGTTATCTTCGGTGGCATGGTCTTCTTCTACACCATCAATTATGGCAAATTGAAGCATCACAGAAATTACAAGTATCACTAA